In one Melopsittacus undulatus isolate bMelUnd1 chromosome 4, bMelUnd1.mat.Z, whole genome shotgun sequence genomic region, the following are encoded:
- the LOC106023413 gene encoding inositol 1,4,5-trisphosphate receptor-interacting protein-like 1, whose product MAFANLFVWVLQILTLKVPVVTGEPDEATPDRMQQPLGLLNQDTVWLLQEVEQLSQEKSKGQSYAVWRALLFALQHWQLGLIAGVLLLLSVGLYWRLRRRSHEEDSSSDEESSSSEEEEQEEEESEGEDADGEGDVGSYFARRIRWSVRKLHYESDLVFLLVDSLLHACQQLLSGSFFPVLEAAIGVGSAFECWSPHGDDTVYRLLVPLKPPLVHAFRLEVGNLGQMPGDSCIRLELVCTCMTEETAGDTLCFLHHPDEALRKNQKPGLLHTLCTSSYLDVQKTAIWFRDFVRSAWDFVPQSRHYRMKVLPSSHSCKLQLTHVSGRTLLVKMMLGMQQGDTDVFVTSQAREAVYTPSTTWSLSFSVAEAKFFWLTATKVPHDSFHLNCLQPCAHMLMGTGFSSYAFKIVVMHLLTTMPLAGWNRTDFLLRLEDIMRYLRCCLEENQLNLFFFGNETIPKEIILPSALQRAEPVNRLQNLAQDPAAHEQAMRDFRELQFRLRQELFNWR is encoded by the coding sequence ATGGCTTTCGCAAACCTCTTTGTGTGGGTACTGCAAATTCTCACCCTGAAGGTGCCCGTGGTCACTGGTGAGCCAGATGAAGCCACACCTGACCGCATGCAGCAGCCTTTGGGGCTGCTGAACCAGGACACTgtttggctgctgcaggaggtggagCAGCTGAGCCAAGAGAAGAGCAAGGGGCAGAGTTACGCAGTCTGGAGAGCCCTGCTCTTTGCCTTGCAGCACTGGCAACTGGGTCTGATTGCTGGCGTCCTACTCCTCCTGAGTGTCGGACTGTACTGGCGACTCAGGAGAAGGAGCCACGAGGAGGACAGCAGCAGTGACGAGGAGAGCTCTAGctctgaggaggaagagcaggaggaggaagagagtgAAGGAGAGGATGCTGATGGTGAGGGAGATGTGGGCAGTTATTTTGCAAGGCGCATCAGGTGGTCAGTGCGGAAACTGCACTACGAGAGCGATTTGGTGTTTCTGCTGGTGGACAGCCTCCTCCATGCTTGTCAACAGCTCTTGTCAGGTAGTTTCTTCCCAGTGCTAGAAGCAGCCATCGGGGTGGGCAGTGCCTTTGAATGCTGGAGTCCCCATGGAGATGACACTGTCTACCGTCTGCTTGTGCCCCTGAAGCCCCCCCTTGTGCACGCCTTCCGCCTGGAGGTGGGCAACCTGGGCCAGATGCCGGGGGACTCTTGTATCCGTTTGGAACTGGTGTGCACATGCATGACTGAGGAGACAGCGGGGGACACGCTGTGCTTCCTTCATCACCCCGACGAGGCACTGAGGAAAAATCAGAAGCCCGGCCTCCTACACACCCTCTGCACCAGCTCCTACCTAGATGTGCAGAAGACTGCCATATGGTTCCGGGACTTTGTGAGGTCAGCCTGGGACTTCGTGCCTCAGTCACGTCACTACAGGATGAAGGTGCTGCCCTCCAGCCACTCCTGCAAGCTGCAGCTGACACATGTCTCTGGGAGAACCTTGCTCGTTAAGATGATGCTTGGCATGCAGCAAGGCGACACAGACGTCTTTGTGACCAGCCAGGCTAGAGAGGCTGTCTACACCCCAAGCACAACATGGTCACTGAGCTTCAGTGTGGCAGAGGCAAAGTTCTTCTGGTTGACGGCCACGAAGGTCCCACATGACAGCTTCCACCTCAACTGCCTGCAACCCTGCGCCCATATGCTGATGGGCACGGGATTTTCCAGCTATGCCTTTAAGATAGTGGTGATGCACCTCCTGACTACCATGCCCCTGGCAGGCTGGAACAGGACAGATTTCCTTCTGCGGCTGGAAGACATCATGCGGTACCTACGTTGCTGCCTGGAGGAGAATCAACTCAACCTCTTCTTCTTTGGCAATGAGACCATTCCCAAAGAGATCATCTTGCCCTCAGCCTTGCAAAGAGCTGAGCCAGTCAACCGCTTGCAGAACTTGGCACAGGATCCGGCTGCTCATGAGCAGGCAATGAGGGACTTCAGGGAGCTGCAGTTTCGGCTTAGACAAGAGCTCTTCAACTGGCGCTGA